The Camelus ferus isolate YT-003-E chromosome 4, BCGSAC_Cfer_1.0, whole genome shotgun sequence genome has a segment encoding these proteins:
- the LOC102504433 gene encoding olfactory receptor 1L8, protein MEEINQTSSVSEFILLGLSSRPEDQKPLFILFLTMYLVTITGNLLIILAICSDPHLQTPMYFFLSFLSFTDICFITTIVPRMLVNFLSEKKTISYAGCLTQMYFIYVLGNTDSCLLAVMAFDRYVAICDPFHYVTVMSHHRCVLLVAFSCSLPHLHSLLHTLLLNQLTFCNSSVIHHFLCDINPLLKSSCSSTFVNNITIKTEGLVVLVTPFLCIVFSYIRILITVLKIPSAAGKHKAFSTCGSHFTVVILFYGSVFYVYLKPLSSYTVRDRVATIVYTVLSSMLNPFIYSLRNKDIKRSLGKLMGRRMS, encoded by the coding sequence ATGGAAGAAATCAACCAGACTAGCAGCGTCTCTGAGTTCATCCTCCTGGGACTCTCCTCCCGGCCTGAGGACCAGAAGCCTCTCTTTATCCTCTTCCTCACCATGTACCTGGTCACCATAACAGGGAATCTGCTCATCATCCTGGCCATCTGCTCTGACCCCCACCTCCAGACCCCcatgtatttcttcttgagtttCCTGTCGTTCACTGACATTTGCTTCATAACAACCATTGTCCCCAGGATGCTGGTCAACTTCCTGTCGGAGAAGAAGACCATCTCCTATGCTGGGTGTCTGACCcagatgtattttatatatgttttggGCAACACTGACAGCTGCCTTCTAGCAGTCATGGCCtttgaccgctatgtggccatctgtgaCCCCTTCCACTATGTCACCGTCATGAGCCACCACCGCTGTGTCCTCCTGGTGGCCTTCTCCTGCTCATTGCCTCACCTCCACTCACTCCTACACACACTTCTGCTGAATCAGCTCACTTTCTGCAACTCCAGTGTCATCCACCACTTTCTCTGTGACATCAACCCTCTGCTGAAATCATCCTGCTCCTCCACATTTGTCAACAATATCACAATAAAGACAGAAGGACTGGTTGTTTTGGTGACTCCATTTCTATGCATTGTTTTTTCGTATATACGAATCCTCATTACGGTTCTCAAGATTCCCTCAGCTGCTGGGAAACACAAAGCCTTCTCCACTTGTGGTTCCCATTTTACTGTGGTGATCCTGTTTTACGGAAGCGTCTTTTATGTCTATTTAAAGCCCTTGTCCAGCTACACTGTTAGGGACCGCGTGGCAACAATTGTCTACACAGTTCTGTCCTCTATGCTCAACCCTTTCAtctacagcctgagaaacaaaGACATAAAGAGGAGCCTGGGGAAGCTGATGGGCAGGAGGATGTCCTAG
- the LOC102506668 gene encoding LOW QUALITY PROTEIN: olfactory receptor 50 (The sequence of the model RefSeq protein was modified relative to this genomic sequence to represent the inferred CDS: inserted 2 bases in 1 codon; deleted 2 bases in 1 codon): MVTPAFCGLNVNNKDTSSWDSWLSPSSPFTAEIKKSMRRENRSSVSEFLLLGLPIRPQQRGVVFALFLGVYLTTVLGNLLIILLIRLDSRLHTPMYFLLSHLAFSDISLSSITVPKMLVNMLTQQKSIPYVGCISQIYFFILFACLDNFLLAVMAYDRYVAVCQPLHYTTVMREGLCILLVAGSWFFSCVHALLHTXSCCPACLFVLTIPSPFFCDLTALLKLTCSDTSLNELVLFIEGGMIAFLPMSAILGSYICIGATILRVPSIKRICKALSTCGSHLFVVFLYYGTLAMSYFFPSSNNSKVKDIIASVMYTVVTPMLNPFTYSLRNRDMKLALGIIYRNRITFAK; the protein is encoded by the exons ATGGTCACTCCTGCTTTCTGTGGCCTCAACGTCAACAACAAGGACACCTCCTCCTGGGACTCGTGGCTCAGCCCCTCGAGTCCCTTCACAG CAGAGATTAAGAAGAGCATGAGGAGGGAGAACCGGAGCAGCGTGTCCGAGTTCCTCCTCCTGGGGCTCCCCATCCGGCCACAGCAGCGGGGCGTGGTCTTCGCCCTGTTCCTGGGCGTgtacctgaccacggtgctggggaACCTGCTCATCATCCTGCTCATCAGGCTGGACTCTcgcctccacacccccatgtacttcctCCTCAGCCACTTGGCCTTCTCTGACATCTCCCTCTCATCTATCACTGTCCCAAAGATGCTGGTGAACATGCTGACTCAGCAAAAATCCATCCCCTATGTGGGGTGCATTTCccagatatattttttcatactttttgcTTGTCTTGACAATTTCCTTCTTGCAGTGATGGCCTATGACAGGTATGTGGCCGTCTGTCAGCCACTTCACTACACCACCGTCATGAGGGAGGGACTGTGTATCTTACTTGTGGCTGGATCTTGGTTCTTCTCGTGTGTCCATGCCCTGTTGCACAC CTCCTGCTGTCCTGCCTGTCTTTTTGTGCTGACAATACCATCCCCC TTCTTCTGCGATCTCACTGCCCTCTTGAAGTTGACCTGCTCAGACACCTCCCTCAACGAGCTGGTTCTCTTCATCGAGGGTGGAATGATTGCCTTTCTTCCAATGAGTGCTATTTTGGGCTCTTATATCTGCATTGGGGCCACTATCCTGAGGGTCCCCTCCATCAAGAGAATCTGCAAAGCCTTGTCCACCTGTGGCTCCCACCTCTTTGTGGTGTTTTTGTACTATGGGACTCTTGCAATGAGTTACTTCTTTCCTTCATCAAACAATTCCAAAGTCAAAGACATAATTGCTTCAGTTATGTACACCGTGGTGACACCCATGTTAAACCCCTTTACCTATAGCCTGAGGAACAGAGACATGAAACTGGCTCTGGGGATAATTTACAGGAATAGGATTACTTTTGCCAAATAA
- the LOC116663394 gene encoding olfactory receptor 1J4-like: MRRGNQSSVSEFLLLGLPIRPQQRCVVFTLFLGVYLTTVLGNLLIILLIRLDCRLHTPMYFFLSHLAFTDVSFSSVTIPKMLMDMHTEYKFIPYAGCISQIYFFILFGCFDNFLLAVMAYDRYVAICQPLHYTTIMREELCISLVAGSWVFCCIHALLHTLLLVQLSFCADNTIPHFFCDLTVLLKLSCSDISLNELVIFTEGGTLFILPLSSILASYICIGTTILRVPSTKRLFKAFSTCGSHLFVVSLYYGTLAFVYFFSSSWDSNNKDVIASVMYTVVTPMLNPFIYSLRNRDIKQALEIVVNRANFLK, from the coding sequence ATGAGGAGGGGGAACCAGAGCAGCGTGTCCGAGTTTCTCCTCCTGGGGCTCCCCATCCGGCCACAGCAGCGGTGCGTGGTCTTCACCCTGTTCCTGGGCGTgtacctgaccacagtgctggggaACCTGCTCATCATCCTGCTCATCAGGCTGGACTGTcgcctccacacccccatgtacttcttcctcagccACTTGGCCTTCACTGACGTCTCTTTTTCATCTGTCACCATCCCTAAGATGCTGATGGACATGCACACTGAGTACAAATTCATCCCCTATGCAGGGTGCATTTCacagatatattttttcatactttttggTTGTTTTGATAATTTCCTTCTTGCAGTGATGGCCTATGACAGGTATGTGGCCATCTGTCAGCCACTTCACTACACCACCATCATGAGGGAGGAGCTGTGCATCTCCTTAGTAGCTGGGTCCTGGGTCTTCTGTTGTATCCATGCCCTGTTGCACACCCTCCTCTTGGTCCAACTGTCCTTCTGTGCTGACAATACCATCCCCCATTTCTTCTGTGACCTCACTGTGCTCCTCAAGTTGAGCTGCTCAGACATCTCCCTCAATGAGCTGGTCATCTTCACTGAGGGAGGAACGCTGTTCATCCTGCCTTTGAGTAGTATCTTAGCCTCATACATTTGTATAGGGACTACCATCCTGAGGGTCCCCTCCACTAAGAGACTCTTTAAAGCTTTTTCCACCTGTGGCTCCCATCTCTTTGTGGTGTCTTTATACTATGGGACACttgcttttgtttactttttctcctcATCATGGGACTCCAATAACAAAGACGTAATTGCTTCAGTCATGTATACAGTAGTTACTCCCATGCTGAACCCTTTCATCTATAGCCTCAGGAACAGAGATATAAAACAGGCCCTAGAAATAGTTGTCAATAGGGCTAACTTCTTGAAGTGA